The Streptomyces sp. NL15-2K genome contains a region encoding:
- a CDS encoding N-acetylneuraminate synthase family protein produces MSTNSRLRQFGSKTAGPGRPVYITGEIGINHNGELENAFKLIDAAAEAGCDAVKFQKRTPEICTPRDQWDIERDTPWGRMTYIDYRHRVEFGEDEYRQIDDYCKTKNIDWFASPWDTEAVAFLEKFDVPAHKVASASLTDDELLRALRATGRTVILSTGMSTPKQIRHAVEVLGSDNILLCHATSTYPAKAEELNLRVINTLQQEYPNVPIGYSGHETGLQTTLAAVALGATFVERHITLDRAMWGSDQAASVEPQGLTRLVRDIRTIEASLGDGVKKVYESELGPMKKLRRVSGVVAEAEIAAAAGEPVSV; encoded by the coding sequence ATGAGCACCAACTCCCGTCTGCGTCAGTTCGGTTCGAAGACCGCCGGCCCGGGCCGGCCGGTCTACATCACCGGCGAGATCGGCATCAACCACAACGGTGAGCTGGAGAACGCCTTCAAGCTGATCGACGCGGCCGCCGAGGCCGGTTGCGACGCCGTCAAGTTCCAGAAGCGCACCCCGGAGATCTGCACCCCGCGCGACCAGTGGGACATCGAGCGCGACACGCCCTGGGGCCGGATGACGTACATCGACTACCGCCACCGCGTGGAGTTCGGCGAGGACGAGTACCGCCAGATCGACGACTACTGCAAGACCAAGAACATCGACTGGTTCGCCTCCCCGTGGGACACCGAGGCCGTCGCCTTCCTGGAGAAGTTCGACGTCCCCGCCCACAAGGTGGCCTCCGCCTCCCTGACCGACGACGAGCTGCTGCGCGCCCTGCGCGCCACCGGCCGTACGGTCATCCTCTCCACCGGCATGTCGACCCCGAAGCAGATCCGCCACGCGGTCGAGGTCCTCGGCAGCGACAACATCCTGCTCTGCCACGCCACGTCGACCTACCCGGCCAAGGCCGAGGAGCTCAACCTGCGCGTGATCAACACCCTCCAGCAGGAGTACCCGAACGTTCCGATCGGCTACTCCGGCCACGAGACCGGCCTGCAGACCACGCTGGCCGCGGTCGCCCTCGGCGCCACCTTCGTGGAGCGCCACATCACCCTGGACCGCGCCATGTGGGGCTCCGACCAGGCCGCCTCGGTCGAGCCGCAGGGCCTCACGCGCCTGGTGCGCGACATCCGCACCATCGAGGCCTCCCTCGGTGACGGCGTGAAGAAGGTCTACGAGTCCGAGCTCGGCCCGATGAAGAAGCTGCGCCGCGTCAGCGGTGTCGTCGCCGAGGCGGAGATCGCGGCGGCGGCGGGCGAGCCCGTCTCGGTCTGA
- a CDS encoding N-acylneuraminate cytidylyltransferase — protein sequence MSNPEAGQGASVRRVLAVIPARGGSKGVPAKNLAPVGGVPLVARAVRECRATRLVTDVVVSTDDQAIAAAAREAGAEVVLRPAAIAGDMATSEAAVLHAMDAHEALHGSAVDVVLLVQCTSPFILREDIDGVAGAVVENGADTAVTVAPFHGFIWRDADDAAETADQANSEDVSGGYGVNHDKSFRPRRQDRPQDLLETGAAYAMEAAGFRKHQHRFFGHTELVRTDPARVLEIDDPHDLARARALAPLFDADLPGALPTADDIDAVVLDFDGTQTDDRVLIDADGKEFVSVHRGDGLGIAALRKSGLDMLILSTEVNPVVAARARKLKIPVLHGIDRKDLALKQWCEEQGIAPERVLYVGNDVNDLPCFALVGWPVAVASAHDVVRGAARAVTTVPGGDGAIREIASWILGPSLDSLNK from the coding sequence ATGTCCAACCCGGAAGCGGGCCAAGGCGCTTCGGTGCGCCGGGTGCTCGCGGTGATCCCCGCGCGCGGCGGCTCCAAGGGCGTCCCCGCGAAGAACCTCGCCCCCGTCGGGGGCGTGCCGCTGGTGGCGCGGGCGGTGCGCGAGTGCCGCGCGACCCGCCTGGTGACGGACGTGGTCGTCTCCACCGACGACCAGGCCATCGCGGCGGCGGCCCGCGAGGCCGGCGCCGAGGTCGTGCTGCGGCCGGCCGCCATCGCCGGCGACATGGCGACCTCGGAGGCCGCGGTCCTGCACGCGATGGACGCGCACGAGGCTCTGCACGGATCGGCCGTCGACGTGGTGCTGCTCGTGCAGTGCACCAGCCCGTTCATCCTCCGCGAGGACATCGACGGGGTGGCCGGCGCGGTCGTGGAGAACGGGGCCGACACGGCGGTGACCGTGGCACCCTTCCACGGCTTCATCTGGCGAGACGCCGACGACGCGGCCGAGACGGCCGATCAGGCCAACTCCGAAGACGTGAGCGGCGGTTACGGCGTCAACCACGACAAGTCCTTCCGCCCCCGCCGCCAGGACCGCCCCCAGGACCTGCTGGAGACCGGCGCCGCCTACGCGATGGAGGCGGCCGGCTTCCGCAAGCACCAGCACCGCTTCTTCGGCCACACGGAGCTCGTACGCACCGACCCGGCCCGCGTGCTGGAGATCGACGACCCGCACGACCTCGCCCGCGCCCGGGCCCTCGCGCCGCTGTTCGACGCGGACCTCCCCGGCGCCCTCCCGACCGCCGACGACATCGACGCGGTCGTACTCGACTTCGACGGCACCCAGACCGATGACCGGGTGCTGATCGACGCCGATGGAAAGGAGTTCGTCTCCGTGCACCGCGGAGACGGCCTCGGCATCGCCGCCCTGCGCAAGAGCGGGCTGGACATGCTGATCCTGTCCACGGAAGTGAACCCGGTCGTCGCCGCCCGGGCCCGGAAGCTCAAGATCCCGGTCCTGCACGGCATCGACCGCAAGGACCTCGCGCTGAAGCAGTGGTGCGAGGAGCAGGGCATCGCGCCTGAGCGCGTGCTCTACGTCGGCAACGACGTCAACGACCTCCCGTGCTTCGCCCTCGTCGGCTGGCCCGTGGCGGTCGCGAGCGCCCACGACGTCGTGCGCGGCGCCGCACGCGCGGTCACCACCGTCCCCGGTGGCGACGGCGCGATCCGAGAGATCGCCAGCTGGATCCTCGGCCCCTCTCTCGACTCCCTCAACAAGTAA
- a CDS encoding class I SAM-dependent methyltransferase yields the protein MSIESPDFIAAVRASYDAIAAPYSERLADWLDGRPLDRTLVTAFAELVSATGSAPVADLGSGPGHVTARLHALGLPVFGVDVSPRMVELARRAHPDLRFHVGSMTSLDLPDGTLGGITALYSIIHVPDDRLPETFAEFHRVLVPGGHVLLVFQAGDKEEHLHLTERFGQEISLDFYLRTPDMVADQLTAAGLQMHARVLREPYEEETRPRAFLLVRKPT from the coding sequence GTGAGTATCGAAAGCCCGGATTTCATAGCGGCCGTCCGTGCGTCGTACGACGCGATCGCCGCCCCCTACAGCGAGCGCTTGGCCGACTGGCTCGACGGCAGACCCCTGGACCGCACGCTGGTCACGGCCTTCGCCGAGCTGGTGTCCGCCACCGGGTCGGCCCCCGTGGCGGACCTGGGCAGTGGCCCCGGGCACGTCACCGCGCGGCTGCACGCGCTCGGCCTGCCGGTGTTCGGAGTGGACGTCTCGCCCCGGATGGTGGAGCTGGCCCGCCGGGCCCACCCCGACCTGCGCTTTCACGTGGGTTCGATGACGTCCCTGGACCTGCCGGACGGGACGCTGGGCGGTATCACCGCGCTCTACTCGATCATCCACGTCCCGGACGACCGCCTGCCGGAGACGTTCGCCGAGTTCCACCGTGTGCTGGTGCCCGGCGGCCATGTGCTGCTCGTCTTCCAGGCCGGCGACAAGGAGGAGCACCTGCACCTGACGGAGCGGTTCGGCCAGGAGATCTCGCTCGACTTCTACCTTCGTACGCCGGACATGGTGGCCGACCAGCTCACCGCGGCGGGCCTCCAGATGCACGCGCGGGTGCTGCGGGAGCCGTACGAGGAGGAGACGCGGCCTCGGGCGTTCCTGCTGGTGAGAAAGCCGACATAG
- a CDS encoding BMP family ABC transporter substrate-binding protein, with translation MRRISRISVAGAATASLALALAACGSTSTSGSSDEKGNMGLAIAYDVGGKGDQSFNDAAYAGLEQAKKEFGYDTADIEPTEGETDADKTQRLVSLAKQGHNPVIGVGYAYAPAVKEAAAKYPDTTFGIVDDSTISAKNVADLVFSEEQASYLAGVAAAKNTKSDVVGFVGGVDIPLIHKFQAGFAQGVKDTDPKVQVLSQYLTQTAEEGGFASPDKGKTAAEGQIEKKADVVYAAAGLSGQGVIEAAAANKVWAIGVDSDQYQQEALAKYKDSILTSAMKDVAKAVYSLAKSVEDGKPETGIVRGDLKTGEVGLSNSNPKFADDAEVQEAIKTAKEKIISGEIKVKSS, from the coding sequence ATGCGCCGGATTTCCCGGATCTCGGTCGCAGGCGCAGCGACCGCCTCTCTGGCCCTCGCCCTCGCCGCCTGCGGCTCCACCTCGACGTCCGGCTCGTCGGACGAGAAGGGCAACATGGGTCTCGCCATCGCGTACGACGTCGGCGGCAAGGGCGACCAGTCCTTCAACGACGCGGCGTACGCGGGCCTGGAGCAGGCGAAGAAGGAGTTCGGCTACGACACGGCCGACATCGAGCCCACCGAGGGCGAGACGGACGCCGACAAGACCCAGCGCCTGGTCTCGCTGGCGAAGCAGGGCCACAACCCGGTGATCGGCGTCGGCTACGCGTACGCGCCTGCCGTCAAGGAGGCCGCGGCGAAGTACCCGGACACCACCTTCGGCATCGTGGACGACTCCACGATCAGCGCGAAGAACGTCGCCGACCTGGTCTTCTCCGAGGAACAGGCCTCCTACCTCGCCGGTGTCGCCGCCGCCAAGAACACCAAGAGCGACGTCGTCGGCTTCGTCGGCGGCGTGGACATCCCGCTGATCCACAAGTTCCAGGCGGGCTTCGCGCAGGGCGTCAAGGACACCGACCCCAAGGTCCAGGTCCTGTCCCAGTACCTCACCCAGACCGCCGAGGAGGGTGGCTTCGCCAGCCCCGACAAGGGCAAGACGGCCGCCGAGGGCCAGATCGAGAAGAAGGCCGACGTCGTCTACGCGGCCGCCGGTCTGTCCGGCCAGGGCGTGATCGAGGCCGCCGCCGCCAACAAGGTCTGGGCGATCGGGGTCGACTCCGACCAGTACCAGCAGGAAGCCCTCGCGAAGTACAAGGACTCCATCCTGACCTCGGCGATGAAGGACGTCGCCAAGGCGGTGTACAGCCTGGCCAAGTCGGTCGAGGACGGCAAACCCGAGACCGGTATCGTCAGGGGCGATCTGAAGACCGGCGAGGTGGGCCTGTCGAACTCCAACCCGAAGTTCGCGGATGACGCCGAGGTCCAGGAAGCCATCAAGACGGCCAAGGAGAAGATCATCAGCGGCGAGATCAAGGTCAAGAGCAGCTGA
- a CDS encoding M20 family metallopeptidase: protein MSLQSEADLPGEALLPGALPEALRDELIAFRRDLHMHPELGNQEFRTTAAIKERLEKAGLKPRVLAMGTGLVCDIGDSDEQPVLALRADIDALPIPDMKTECPYRSTVPDRAHACGHDVHTTVVLGAGLVLADLDRQGLLPRPVRLLFQPAEEVLPGGAADAIDCGVLEGVGRMIAVHCDPRVDAGKIGLRAGAITSACDRLEIALEGPGGHTARPHLTTDLVTAAARVVTDVPAIVARRVDTRAGLAVTWGRIESGHAPNVIPQHAELSATVRCLDIDAWRQAPDIVIAAIDEVANLHRAKSEINYVRGVPPVVNDAGTIELLRDAMTARLGADSVEGTEQSLGGEDFSWYLEHVPGAMARLGVRPPGERTVSDLHQGDFDVDESAITVGVELFTAAALIDGGI from the coding sequence ATGTCACTACAGTCCGAGGCCGATCTTCCCGGGGAAGCTCTGCTTCCCGGCGCGCTGCCCGAGGCGCTCCGTGACGAGCTCATCGCCTTCCGCCGCGATCTGCACATGCACCCGGAACTCGGCAACCAGGAGTTCCGCACAACCGCGGCGATCAAGGAGCGGCTGGAGAAGGCCGGCCTGAAGCCGCGTGTGCTCGCCATGGGGACCGGTCTCGTCTGTGACATCGGCGACTCGGACGAGCAGCCCGTGCTCGCCCTCCGTGCCGACATCGACGCCCTGCCCATCCCGGACATGAAGACCGAGTGCCCGTACCGGTCCACCGTGCCGGACCGCGCCCACGCCTGCGGCCACGACGTGCACACCACCGTGGTGCTGGGCGCCGGGCTCGTCCTCGCCGACCTGGACAGACAGGGGCTGCTGCCCCGGCCCGTGCGGCTGCTCTTCCAGCCCGCGGAGGAGGTGCTGCCCGGCGGCGCCGCCGACGCCATCGACTGCGGAGTGCTCGAAGGGGTCGGGCGGATGATCGCCGTGCACTGCGACCCCCGGGTCGACGCCGGGAAGATCGGGCTGCGGGCGGGGGCCATCACCTCGGCCTGCGACCGGCTGGAGATCGCCCTCGAGGGCCCCGGCGGCCACACCGCACGCCCCCACCTGACCACCGACCTGGTGACGGCCGCCGCCCGGGTCGTCACCGACGTGCCCGCCATCGTCGCCCGCCGCGTCGACACCCGCGCCGGACTGGCGGTGACCTGGGGCCGGATCGAGTCGGGCCACGCCCCGAACGTGATCCCGCAGCACGCCGAGCTCTCCGCGACCGTACGGTGCCTGGACATCGACGCGTGGCGGCAGGCCCCCGACATCGTGATCGCCGCGATCGACGAGGTCGCCAACCTGCACCGCGCCAAGTCGGAGATCAACTACGTGCGCGGGGTCCCGCCCGTGGTCAACGACGCGGGGACGATCGAGCTGCTCCGGGACGCCATGACGGCCCGCCTCGGCGCGGACTCCGTCGAGGGCACCGAGCAGAGCCTCGGCGGCGAGGACTTCTCCTGGTACCTGGAACACGTGCCCGGCGCCATGGCCCGCCTCGGCGTCCGCCCACCCGGCGAGCGGACCGTGAGCGACCTCCACCAGGGCGACTTCGACGTCGACGAGTCGGCGATCACCGTGGGCGTGGAACTCTTCACCGCGGCGGCGCTCATCGACGGCGGCATCTAG
- a CDS encoding BMP family ABC transporter substrate-binding protein — translation MRPISKLTRVAVGVASLALAATACGGTSSENEDSGAQKEDLGLAIAYDIGGKGDQSFNDAAYAGLEKAQKEFGYKTDDVEPNEGETDADKEQRLASLARQGYNPVIGIGFAYGPAMKKVAAKYPKTTFGIVDSVVEEKNVASLVFAEEQASYLAGVAAAKATKTNTVGFVGGVDIPLIHKFEAGYKQGVQETSGGKVKVVSQYLTQTAEEGGFASPDKGKAAAEGQIEKKADVVYQAAGLSGQGVIEAAAKAKVWAIGVDSDQYQQAALAQYKNYILTSALKDVGGAVYALAKSVKDGKPLTGVQTFDLKVNGVGLAETNPEFAKIAGLSDAVAKAKAGIIDGSIKVKTE, via the coding sequence ATGCGTCCGATATCCAAACTGACCCGCGTCGCGGTGGGGGTCGCGTCGCTCGCACTCGCCGCCACGGCCTGTGGTGGCACCAGCAGTGAGAACGAAGACAGCGGCGCCCAGAAGGAGGACCTCGGGCTCGCCATCGCCTACGACATCGGCGGCAAGGGCGACCAGTCCTTCAACGACGCCGCGTACGCCGGCCTGGAGAAGGCCCAGAAGGAGTTCGGCTACAAGACCGACGACGTCGAGCCCAACGAGGGCGAGACCGACGCCGACAAGGAGCAGCGCCTGGCCTCGCTGGCGCGGCAGGGCTACAACCCCGTCATCGGCATCGGCTTCGCCTACGGCCCCGCGATGAAGAAGGTGGCCGCCAAGTACCCGAAGACCACCTTCGGGATCGTCGACTCCGTGGTCGAGGAAAAGAACGTCGCCTCCCTCGTCTTCGCCGAGGAGCAGGCCTCCTACCTCGCCGGCGTCGCCGCCGCCAAGGCCACCAAGACGAACACCGTCGGCTTCGTGGGCGGTGTCGACATCCCGCTGATCCACAAGTTCGAGGCCGGCTACAAGCAGGGCGTCCAGGAGACCAGCGGCGGCAAGGTCAAGGTCGTCTCGCAGTACCTGACCCAGACCGCCGAGGAAGGCGGCTTCGCCAGCCCGGACAAGGGCAAGGCCGCCGCCGAGGGCCAGATCGAGAAGAAGGCCGACGTCGTCTACCAGGCGGCCGGTCTGTCCGGTCAGGGCGTGATCGAGGCCGCGGCCAAGGCGAAGGTCTGGGCGATCGGCGTCGACTCCGACCAGTACCAGCAGGCCGCCCTCGCCCAGTACAAGAACTACATCCTCACCTCCGCCCTCAAGGACGTCGGCGGCGCGGTGTACGCCCTGGCCAAGTCCGTCAAGGACGGCAAGCCGCTGACCGGCGTCCAGACCTTCGACCTGAAGGTGAACGGCGTCGGCCTGGCCGAGACCAACCCCGAGTTCGCGAAGATCGCGGGCCTCTCCGACGCCGTGGCCAAGGCCAAGGCGGGCATCATCGACGGCTCGATCAAGGTCAAGACCGAGTAG